Within the Pseudomonas chlororaphis subsp. aurantiaca genome, the region CGGGAGACGCTTTCGACACCGAGCAGGCGCACCGGATCGCTTACGAATACATGGATTTCCAACTGGCTAAGCAGGAGCGCTAGAGCACATTACAAGACGCTCGGTCCCCTGAACTGCCACTGACCAGCGCGCCCAGGCTACACGGCGCACCCAGTGGTGAACGCCAACCACTTATGCACTTGCGAGGACTATCAACATGGCCCGTTTCGAACTGCAAAAACTCTACATTGACGGCGGCTACACCGACGCCGGCAGCGACGCCACCTTCGACGCCATCAACCCGGCCAACGGTGAAGTCCTCGCTCAAGTGCAACGTGCGACCTTTGATGACGTCGAGCGCGCCGTTGTCAGCGCCGAAAAAGGCCAGAAGATCTGGGCCGCGATGACCGCTATGGAGCGTTCGCGCATCCTGCGTCGCGCCGTGGACATCCTGCGCGAGCGCAACGATGAACTGGCTGCCCTGGAAACCCTGGACACCGGCAAGGCCTACTCCGAAACCAAATATGTCGACATCGTCACCGGCGCCGACGTACTGGAATACTACGCGGGCCTGGTACCGGCCATCGAAGGCGAGCAGATCCCGCTGCGCACCACTTCGTTCGTCTACACCCGTCGCGAGCCGCTGGGCGTCGTGGCCGGTATCGGCGCGTGGAACTACCCGATCCAGATCGCCCTGTGGAAATCCGCGCCAGCCCTGGCGGCCGGTAACGCGATGATCTTCAAGCCAAGCGAAGTCACCTCGCTGACCACCCTGAAACTGGCCGAGATCTACACCGAAGCCGGTGTTCCGGCTGGCGTGTTCAACGTCCTGACCGGTAGCGGCCGCGAAGTCGGCACCTGGCTGACCGAACACCCGCGCATCGAGAAAGTCTCCTTCACCGGCGGCACCGACACCGGCAAGAAGGTCATGGCCAGCGCTTCCAGCTCCTCGCTGAAAGACGTGACCATGGAACTGGGCGGCAAGTCGCCGCTGATCATCTTCGACGACGCCGATCTGGATCGCGCCGCCGACACCGCGATGATGGCCAACTTCTACAGCTCCGGCCAGGTCTGCACCAACGGTACTCGCGTCTTCGTACCGAGCCACCTGAAAGCCGCTTTCGAAGCCAAGATCGTCGAGCGCGTCGCACGCATTCGCGTTGGCAACCCGGAAGACGAAAACACCAACTTCGGCCCGCTGGTCAGCTTCGCCCACATGGAAAGCGTGCTGGGCTACATCGCCAAGGGCAAGGAAGAAGGCGCCCGCCTGCTGTGCGGCGGCGAACGCCTGACCGACGGCGCATTCGCCAAAGGCGCATTCGTGGCACCGACCGTGTTCAGCGACTGCACCGACGAGATGACCATCGTCCGCGAAGAAATCTTCGGCCCGGTGATGAGCATCCTGACCTACGAAACCGAAGAAGAGGTGATCCGTCGCGCCAACGACACCGACTTCGGCCTGGCCGCCGGTGTGGTAACCCGTGACCTGAACCGCGCGCACCGCGTGATTCATCAGCTCGAAGCCGGTATCTGCTGGATCAACGCCTGGGGCGAATCCGACGCCAAGATGCCGGTCGGTGGCTACAAGCAGTCGGGTGTTGGCCGTGAGAACGGCATCAGCTCGCTGAACAACTTCACCCGCATCAAGTCGGTACAGGTCGAGCTGGGCGACTACGCCTCGGTGTTCTAAGACACCCAGCCTGAACGACAACCTGTAGCCGCTGCCGAGCTTGCGAGGCTGCGATAAGGCCCGCAGGGCCTTCGAGGGCCTCAAGAGCGCGTCCCGTTCCGGGCCGACCGCAGCCTTCGGCAACGGCTACAGGCCTATTGCTCGTCCGACCTGACCACACTCAAGAGGGTGCATTCAATGTCCCAAGAATACGATTACATCATCATCGGTGCCGGCTCCGCCGGTAACACCCTGGCGACCCGTCTGACTGAAGACGAAGGCGTCACCGTGCTGCTGCTCGAAGC harbors:
- the betB gene encoding betaine-aldehyde dehydrogenase, whose amino-acid sequence is MARFELQKLYIDGGYTDAGSDATFDAINPANGEVLAQVQRATFDDVERAVVSAEKGQKIWAAMTAMERSRILRRAVDILRERNDELAALETLDTGKAYSETKYVDIVTGADVLEYYAGLVPAIEGEQIPLRTTSFVYTRREPLGVVAGIGAWNYPIQIALWKSAPALAAGNAMIFKPSEVTSLTTLKLAEIYTEAGVPAGVFNVLTGSGREVGTWLTEHPRIEKVSFTGGTDTGKKVMASASSSSLKDVTMELGGKSPLIIFDDADLDRAADTAMMANFYSSGQVCTNGTRVFVPSHLKAAFEAKIVERVARIRVGNPEDENTNFGPLVSFAHMESVLGYIAKGKEEGARLLCGGERLTDGAFAKGAFVAPTVFSDCTDEMTIVREEIFGPVMSILTYETEEEVIRRANDTDFGLAAGVVTRDLNRAHRVIHQLEAGICWINAWGESDAKMPVGGYKQSGVGRENGISSLNNFTRIKSVQVELGDYASVF